One Meiothermus sp. CFH 77666 genomic region harbors:
- a CDS encoding bifunctional oligoribonuclease/PAP phosphatase NrnA, translated as MDAALNGPEPRYWEKIRTVADTLRELEGPIIIVSHVDPDGDAIGSSLGLARALKALDKKVTWIADPPRYLRFLVKEDEYSEPITHVPEGATLVVLDSAEPSRVAGAPVEGFVINIDHHGTNPRFGYLSVVDPSKAATAQMVKDLIDALGVTWNPEIATPVLTGLITDTGNFRFANTTPEVLHTAAELVGHGVHLAELTDRLQWRPVSYFKALGAVLSTVGFHYNGLLVTAHMPSEVTVEDSDDFVGMIRYAEGSQIAVFLREREEGIKLSIRSRGGVSAQAVAVKLGGGGHVPAAGATLRGVTLDEAYRQVLAAVEAELKRVGYI; from the coding sequence ATGGATGCTGCACTCAACGGCCCCGAGCCGCGCTATTGGGAGAAGATTCGCACCGTTGCAGACACGCTGCGCGAGCTCGAGGGCCCCATCATCATCGTCTCGCACGTGGATCCTGATGGCGATGCCATTGGGTCTTCACTGGGGCTGGCTCGAGCCCTCAAGGCTTTAGACAAGAAAGTGACCTGGATTGCCGACCCACCGCGTTACCTGCGTTTTCTGGTGAAGGAAGACGAATACAGCGAGCCCATTACCCATGTGCCGGAAGGCGCCACCCTGGTGGTGCTGGACTCCGCCGAACCGAGCCGGGTGGCCGGTGCGCCGGTGGAAGGGTTTGTCATCAACATTGACCACCACGGCACCAATCCCCGTTTCGGCTACCTTTCGGTAGTAGACCCTTCCAAGGCCGCCACGGCCCAGATGGTCAAGGATTTGATAGACGCGCTGGGGGTGACCTGGAACCCCGAGATCGCCACGCCGGTGCTGACCGGCCTCATTACCGATACCGGCAACTTTCGCTTTGCCAACACCACCCCCGAGGTACTCCACACCGCTGCCGAGTTGGTGGGGCATGGGGTGCATTTGGCCGAGCTGACCGACCGCTTGCAGTGGCGACCGGTTAGCTACTTTAAGGCCCTGGGGGCGGTACTCTCCACGGTGGGGTTTCACTATAACGGCCTGCTCGTCACGGCCCACATGCCCTCCGAGGTTACGGTAGAGGACTCCGACGACTTTGTGGGCATGATTCGCTATGCCGAAGGCAGCCAGATTGCAGTCTTCTTGCGCGAGCGCGAGGAGGGTATCAAGCTCAGCATCCGCAGCCGCGGCGGCGTTTCGGCCCAGGCGGTGGCGGTAAAGCTGGGAGGGGGCGGCCACGTGCCTGCGGCGGGGGCTACCCTGCGCGGGGTAACCTTGGACGAGGCCTACCGGCAGGTGCTGGCTGCTGTGGAGGCAGAACTCAAGCGGGTGGGGTACATCTGA
- a CDS encoding aminotransferase class I/II-fold pyridoxal phosphate-dependent enzyme translates to MDFASLAVLSGLPEHDPYHPVGVPIYATAAYGFTDLEDGAYKFATNQGYTYTRIQNPTVAALEARLAALESAVGAVCLASGQAASFATLLALVRSGDEIVASPGLFGGTVGLLNQVFGLMGIRVHFVEPEVEAVQAVLNEQTRAVFVEVLGNPSLQLPDLEGLARLCEERRVALVVDNTFGAVGALARPLEHGAHVVVHSLTKWASGHGSILGGAVLSRETPLWQHYPQFTNPDAQGKIPWEQFGARCFLERVRQLGLSLGGMVLSPFNAYLLFQGLETLELRIERACQNALTLARWLESQPQVAWVRYPGLPSDPAYPRAAQYLRGGFGSILTFGIRGGIEGTSRFLAHLRIIQAPNVGDARTLAVHPWTTTHSRIAEPARLAAGVRPEMIRLSVGLESPHDIQQMLAEGLQAVEWVSHED, encoded by the coding sequence ATGGATTTTGCCAGTTTAGCTGTTTTGAGTGGGCTTCCCGAACATGATCCCTACCACCCGGTGGGGGTGCCGATTTATGCCACCGCTGCCTATGGGTTTACGGATCTGGAAGATGGAGCCTATAAATTTGCCACCAACCAGGGCTACACCTACACCCGCATCCAGAACCCCACAGTAGCGGCCCTCGAGGCCCGTCTGGCTGCGCTGGAAAGCGCCGTCGGAGCGGTGTGTCTGGCCTCGGGGCAAGCTGCCAGCTTTGCTACCCTGCTGGCCCTGGTGCGCTCGGGCGATGAAATTGTGGCCAGCCCCGGTTTGTTCGGGGGCACGGTGGGGCTTTTGAACCAGGTGTTTGGGCTGATGGGTATTCGAGTGCATTTTGTGGAGCCCGAGGTGGAGGCGGTACAGGCGGTTTTGAATGAACAAACCAGGGCCGTGTTTGTGGAAGTGCTGGGGAACCCATCGCTGCAACTTCCAGACCTAGAGGGGCTTGCCCGGCTTTGCGAAGAGCGCCGGGTAGCCCTGGTGGTGGACAACACCTTTGGCGCGGTGGGGGCCCTGGCCCGCCCGCTCGAGCACGGGGCGCACGTGGTGGTGCACAGCCTGACCAAGTGGGCCAGCGGGCACGGCTCGATTCTGGGGGGAGCGGTGCTGTCGCGGGAAACCCCGCTCTGGCAGCACTACCCACAGTTCACCAACCCCGATGCCCAGGGCAAAATTCCCTGGGAGCAGTTCGGGGCGCGATGTTTTCTGGAGCGGGTGCGCCAACTGGGGCTATCGCTGGGCGGTATGGTACTTTCGCCGTTTAATGCCTACCTGCTGTTCCAGGGTTTGGAGACCCTCGAGCTGCGCATCGAGCGGGCTTGTCAAAACGCCCTGACCCTTGCCCGGTGGCTCGAGTCCCAGCCCCAGGTGGCCTGGGTGCGCTATCCGGGCCTCCCCTCCGACCCTGCCTACCCCAGGGCGGCCCAGTATCTGCGGGGTGGGTTTGGTAGCATCCTGACCTTTGGAATTCGGGGGGGGATAGAAGGAACCAGCCGTTTTCTGGCCCATCTGCGAATCATCCAGGCCCCCAACGTGGGCGATGCCCGTACCCTGGCGGTGCACCCCTGGACAACCACCCATTCCCGAATTGCCGAGCCTGCCCGTCTGGCAGCGGGGGTCAGGCCGGAGATGATCCGCCTATCGGTGGGGTTGGAAAGCCCGCACGACATCCAGCAAATGCTTGCCGAGGGCTTGCAAGCAGTGGAATGGGTAAGCCATGAAGATTAG
- the metF gene encoding methylenetetrahydrofolate reductase [NAD(P)H], with amino-acid sequence MKISTLLQSAKPVISFEFFPPKTPQGEVALFRTLHELKPLKPAFVSITYGAGGSERSKTAQWAARIQNEVGLLAMAHLTCVGSTREELLSVLHQYAQVGVKNIMALRGDPPKGVREFQPVAGGFRYASELVELIRSEFGATFAVAGGGYPEGHPEAVSLEADLQNLKRKVDAGLDFVVTQLFFNNALYFGFVERARRVGIEVPIVPGLMPITDLAQIRRFMDMCGASIPGPLLSRLEKAQTPEEVLEIGVEHTTRQAQELLEAGVPGIHLYTLNKSPATRRVMQNLQTVLR; translated from the coding sequence ATGAAGATTAGCACCCTGCTGCAAAGCGCCAAACCCGTCATCTCCTTTGAGTTTTTTCCACCCAAAACGCCGCAGGGGGAGGTTGCGCTCTTTCGCACCCTGCACGAGTTGAAGCCCCTCAAACCTGCGTTTGTGTCCATCACCTATGGCGCTGGGGGCAGCGAGCGAAGCAAGACCGCTCAGTGGGCGGCCCGCATCCAGAACGAGGTGGGCTTGCTGGCCATGGCCCACCTGACCTGTGTGGGCAGTACCCGCGAAGAGTTGCTTTCGGTGCTGCACCAGTACGCCCAGGTGGGGGTGAAGAACATCATGGCCTTGCGGGGCGACCCACCCAAAGGTGTGCGGGAATTCCAGCCGGTGGCCGGGGGGTTTCGCTATGCCTCCGAGCTGGTTGAGCTGATTCGTTCTGAGTTCGGCGCTACCTTTGCCGTGGCGGGAGGAGGCTACCCCGAAGGACACCCGGAGGCGGTGAGCCTCGAGGCCGACCTGCAAAACCTGAAGCGCAAAGTGGATGCCGGGCTGGACTTCGTGGTGACCCAGCTCTTTTTCAACAATGCCCTGTACTTTGGTTTTGTCGAACGCGCGCGCCGGGTTGGTATCGAGGTGCCGATTGTGCCGGGCCTGATGCCCATAACCGACCTGGCCCAGATTCGCCGCTTTATGGACATGTGTGGGGCCAGTATTCCGGGGCCGCTGCTCTCCCGATTGGAGAAAGCCCAGACCCCCGAGGAGGTGCTGGAAATTGGCGTCGAACACACCACCCGCCAGGCCCAGGAACTGCTGGAAGCGGGGGTTCCGGGGATTCACCTCTACACCCTCAACAAATCGCCCGCCACCCGGAGGGTGATGCAGAATCTGCAAACGGTTTTGCGATGA